A segment of the Emys orbicularis isolate rEmyOrb1 chromosome 24, rEmyOrb1.hap1, whole genome shotgun sequence genome:
ACATGATTTCAGGATTGtttattcatttaatttaaaacaggcTTTTTAAATAATTCAGCCATTCACCTGCAGAATTGGCAGCCCAAACATTGCAGCAGGATTTTCAGCCCAACCATAGCTACATTGCAATCCGGGCATAAGAAACTGAAACTGACCCAGCtaagtaaaatttaaaaagaaaaccacatAATTGGTAAAAGTGTAATTTCAACAACATACCCTAGGTGAAGTAATATTCTTCCAAGGTGGCTTGAATTAAAGCCCTTATCCTGCAGTTGGATTTTGGTGGGTGCAAAGTTCTGCCCAtgtggatccaattgcaggagTGGTACCTACATTCTCTGCGTTTTACTGTGCCTGGGTCTCTGATGGTGCCTTAAAAACGGAGGCTGTCTCTATTCAGTATGAAAGATCCGGTGGTGCTTTTTACAGgattatgagtttgccctgtgtcctaactttgaaaatttcccttttctctgcttacCTCCCTATCCCCATTTGTGCGTGCTAGCTGTTTGGTTCCCTCCgctccagagatggctgcattttagtggtgaGTGACGTAATTCCTGTGTATAGACTGAAATGCAAGTTTGGGATGAAAGGCGCTCTGTTAGATAGTATAACTATTTATTTACATAGGAAAATATCATTTGTCTTGCTCCTTTCCACAGCTAGCGAGCTCAGGAGCATGATTCTCTGGACACTTGTTTTTGCTGTTTAAATGCTGATGTAACAATTAAAGTAACTATCTGAAGGACCCCAGCAAACTCACTTTTCACAGAGTCCCTGGCAGGGGACATTCTCCAGGGAGACAAGATGAATATCAAAGCAGTCAAAGTTCTCTGTCTGCTGGGGGTCTTTTTCCTCATGCTGCTTGGGTCCCTCCTGCCCGTCAAGATAATAGAAGCGGATTATGAGAAAGCTCATCGCTCCAGAAAGGTCATTGCCCTCTGCAATTCCTTCGGAGGAGGGGTCTTCCTGGCCACCTGCTTCAACGCCTTGCTCCCCGCCGTACGAGAAAAGGTAGCTGTGGGCAAACtcgttggggttttgttttgcagCTGTAATGACTCCAGATAGTCCCTTCTGTTCTGATGCGGGGATTTGGGAGAGTCTCTGCTTTCAGATGATATTGCTTTGAAGATGTTGTCCGATATGATAATGGTGCTATGGGTTTCCCAGCGTGTTCAGGAAGCTACCACGTTATCAGACTAaaccctctgctctgccagctagTGCCCAACATCTCCACATAGGGGCTTCTCCTAATCCCAGTCCTACAAAGGCACATGCATGGGCTGCCCTTAACCCCAGACTCATCATTATGAGACTAGGCCGTCCCAGCTTCATTGCATATTAAAGTGCACACCATTAAACAGAAGCCATGGGAACCCCGGGAAGAGGCTGATCCTTAAAGCAAGGTGGAGGATCCTAGAGACCCAGTAACACAAGCCTGATGTACCCTAGCGAATGCCCGTGGTTGGGAACCTGCTGTGGTTCCGGCCTTTACATTGAAAACTTTTCAAGTTTAGGGAGGAGTCCCCCATGTCATTTTTAATGGTGAACGACGCAGCCAGTTTCACTGCAGATTCCTTTTCCTTTGTTCCAGCTTCAAGAAGTTCTCAAGCTTGGGAAGGTGACCACAGACTACCCCCTGGCCGAGACCATCATGCTGCTGGGCTTCTTTATGACTGTCTTTGTGGAGCAGCTCATCCTGACCTTTCGGAAGGAGAAGCCTTCCTTCATCGACTTGGAGACCTTCAACGCCGGCTCAGACGTCGGGAGCGACTCAGAATATGAGAGCCCCTTCATAGCATCTTCCAGAGGGCGCACGCTTTACCATGAGCACAGCCACCACTCCCACAGCCATGGCTTGAACGTCCAGGAGCTTTCCCAATCCAGCCCCTTGCGGCTCTTCAGCCTGGTGTTTGCCTTGTCTGCCCACTCCATCTTTGAGGGCCTGGCCCTGGGCCTCCAGGAGGAAGGAAACAAAGTCATGAGTCTGTTCTTGGGCGTGGCCATCCACGAGACGCTGGTGGCTGTGGCACTGGGCATCAGCATGGCTAAGATCTCATTAACACTGAAGGACGCTGCCAAGCTAGCACTTACGGTGAGTTTGATGATTCCTTTGGGCATTGGGATCGGCATGGGCATCGAGAGCGCCCAGAACGTGGCCAGCAGCGTGGCTTCTGTGCTCTTACAGGGCATTGCTGCGGGAACTTTCTTGTTCGTCACCTTCTTTGAGATCCTGGCAAAGGAACTGGAAGATAAGAATGATCGCCTGCTGAAGGTCCTCTTCCTGGTCTTGGGCTACACGGCCTTGGCGTTGCTCGTCTTTTTCAAGTGGTGAAGGCTGGAGCGACGGACAGTAAACCCCGACTCCTCCCCGTTGTAAATGGTGCCGAGAACAAGACCCCTTTCCAGCCAAGTAGGGACGCAGAGGAACACCACAGTCTGGGGATGTTTACGCATCGACCTGGCAAAGGGAGAATTGTTCCCTGGGGTGCACAGAAAATAAGATTGGGGAGTGTCCAAGAAGAGGTTTCGTGTGGCATTGGAACAATGGTTGGGGAGTTGGTGCAGAGATTGCTGGAGGTCGTGGTGAAGTAGTTGGCTGTAACGTTGCTTCCGAAGGGACCTTGTCAGCTGTGTGTTCTGCTGTTTGTCTAGAgatcccacccccccagcacaggatAACCTGTGTCTCCTGCCTTCAGGCTCTGGGCTCCAAGGAGGTGAAAAGTAATGGAGAAATCAAACAGAAAGCGGGCTGGGATAATGGAGCGTAAGACAGCACTAAGCTGCTTGTACCAGTTTAGTTTTGAGTAGAAACCTGGCTGGTGTTATTACCTGCCAAAAATATCAACTGTTCTGGGATACAACAAATGTCTTTTAGGTGTGATTTGGGCCAGGATCCTCTGGTGGCAGAGTGTCCGTTAACCCACAAAAAGTCCATCGGGTCGGTATTGTTCCTGAGAGATATTAATCAAAGAAACAGGCCAGAGTCCTTTTTACCCCCACGTGTCATGTTCCATCACTGTTGTCTGGCCCTTCGTTGCACAGTCACTGATGTGAATCTCTAGGAGTTTGGGTAATGATCACTTTGAAAAATGTAGCGTTAAAATCCAAAATCCTTTCCAAAGCATCCAGGTAGCTCTGGCTACATGGTCTTGAATTTGTACAAATGGATGTTTGCAATTTCCAGAATCCATAGTTCGGTCATTTCAATTGTCTGAGGTGGATTTTGGTTTGTGGGGGGGTCACCCTTGGATGGATCTGAAATGACTCTCCCAAAGCCATGTCTTCTATGTGCTAACGTGTTTGCTTCTCTCTTATACCGGCACATCTGTCCCATATGGTGACTGACGAGGACCAACTGATGGTGTCTGGCAACCAATATTTTAATTGCTACAGAACACCAGAGTTAATTAATCTTACTTGGAAGAAATGGGGAGGGGCTAATTTTAGGCCTCAGATGACCCCAGTTAGCAAGGGCCAATTAAAATTCAGTTTGGCTTGATGTGCCAATTTGGTTCCCGAATACAGAATTGTGGGCAGGTGGCATTGTAAACTTTCTCTCTGTTTTCTCACTCCGAGCTAGCCACCACATGGAGGTTTGGCTCCTGCGCTGCAGACACAGCCTATCCTGCTGCTTCTATCGCTCGTCCTTCATTCTGGCCTCTGGCTGTGATGGCGAGACAGGCATAGTGTCCATAATGACTTGGCTATTTCTGCGTGTAAAAAACATTCAATCAGATATGCAAACTACACAACGGCTGGAAAACATGAGTGGCGAGGGAGTATCCTTGGGGGTCTTTGATGCCGTGAGATAAGATAGATTGTATTCTTTCCTGCTCTCCCACGCCACCTTAGTATCCGGGAATCTATCCGTTTGATTTGGATCTTGAATCGTCCTCA
Coding sequences within it:
- the SLC39A3 gene encoding zinc transporter ZIP3 produces the protein MNIKAVKVLCLLGVFFLMLLGSLLPVKIIEADYEKAHRSRKVIALCNSFGGGVFLATCFNALLPAVREKLQEVLKLGKVTTDYPLAETIMLLGFFMTVFVEQLILTFRKEKPSFIDLETFNAGSDVGSDSEYESPFIASSRGRTLYHEHSHHSHSHGLNVQELSQSSPLRLFSLVFALSAHSIFEGLALGLQEEGNKVMSLFLGVAIHETLVAVALGISMAKISLTLKDAAKLALTVSLMIPLGIGIGMGIESAQNVASSVASVLLQGIAAGTFLFVTFFEILAKELEDKNDRLLKVLFLVLGYTALALLVFFKW